Proteins encoded together in one Chitinophaga sp. LS1 window:
- a CDS encoding YtxH domain-containing protein: protein MSTMKLIYGALAGLAAGVAIGILTAPESGEETRKKIRRSAHDVNNRFRRIVGKGADGLSELKFIFENETTGLKDDVKERVLKIIDESNQSYTKFKKEALS, encoded by the coding sequence ATGAGCACAATGAAGTTAATATACGGCGCATTAGCAGGATTGGCAGCAGGAGTTGCAATCGGAATATTGACAGCACCAGAAAGTGGTGAAGAAACAAGGAAAAAGATCAGAAGGTCAGCTCATGATGTGAATAATCGGTTCAGACGTATAGTTGGAAAAGGTGCGGATGGCTTGTCAGAGCTGAAATTTATCTTCGAAAACGAGACGACCGGCTTGAAAGATGATGTAAAGGAACGTGTACTGAAGATCATAGATGAAAGCAATCAATCTTATACAAAATTTAAGAAAGAGGCGCTTTCCTAA
- a CDS encoding TlpA disulfide reductase family protein — protein MLKHCWLLALLPAFMFGKSLEKGNLPAGTWKGSLHRADGADIVFNFEVKDSAHKKVIYILNAKDRMLVDDVKLKGDSVFIKMPFFDSEFKAVTSNGGLEGLWVRHLPTGEVTIPFTAAHNVKERFHAQSPPALNVTGRYATWFFNANKPDSSYAVGEFKQTGSKVTGTFLTSTGDYRFLEGIVDGDSLKLSTFDGSHAYYFTALVKDGYLENGTFYAGIGAGKEQWVARKDDKAALPDERSLATTKPGNNRLDFAFPDMNGKKVSINDQRFAGKVVVITLMGSWCPNCMDETGFLSTWYKENKARGVEVIGLSYERTTDFATSQKSLAGFLRRFDVTYPVLITGVTPGDPQKAEKTLPQLTGIKGFPTTIFIDKKGNVKEVHTGFSGPGTGEHYEAFKKEFNALVNSLLAE, from the coding sequence ATGCTTAAGCATTGTTGGTTACTGGCATTACTGCCAGCATTTATGTTCGGTAAAAGCCTGGAAAAAGGGAACCTGCCTGCCGGTACCTGGAAAGGTAGCCTGCATCGTGCAGATGGCGCAGATATCGTGTTTAACTTTGAAGTGAAGGACAGTGCGCATAAGAAAGTGATCTATATCCTCAATGCGAAGGATCGCATGCTCGTAGACGATGTAAAACTGAAAGGTGATTCTGTATTCATCAAAATGCCGTTCTTCGATTCTGAATTCAAAGCTGTTACCAGTAATGGCGGTTTGGAAGGATTATGGGTGCGTCATCTGCCCACCGGAGAGGTGACGATTCCATTCACTGCTGCACACAATGTGAAAGAACGCTTTCATGCACAATCACCTCCTGCACTCAATGTAACCGGTCGCTATGCTACCTGGTTCTTTAACGCTAATAAACCAGATTCATCTTATGCTGTTGGTGAATTTAAACAAACCGGCAGCAAAGTAACGGGAACCTTCCTCACGTCTACAGGCGACTACCGTTTCCTGGAAGGCATTGTAGACGGGGATAGTCTGAAACTCTCTACTTTCGATGGTTCTCATGCTTACTACTTTACGGCATTGGTAAAAGACGGTTATCTTGAAAATGGCACCTTCTATGCCGGCATTGGCGCAGGTAAAGAACAATGGGTAGCCCGCAAAGATGATAAAGCTGCATTGCCTGATGAACGTTCACTGGCGACTACCAAACCGGGGAATAACCGCCTCGATTTTGCCTTCCCTGATATGAATGGTAAAAAAGTAAGCATCAATGATCAGCGTTTTGCAGGCAAAGTAGTGGTGATCACATTGATGGGTAGCTGGTGTCCAAACTGTATGGATGAAACCGGTTTCTTAAGTACGTGGTACAAGGAAAATAAAGCCCGTGGGGTAGAAGTAATTGGTCTTTCTTATGAAAGAACGACTGATTTTGCAACATCTCAGAAATCCCTTGCAGGATTTCTGAGAAGATTCGATGTGACTTATCCTGTATTGATTACAGGTGTAACACCTGGGGATCCGCAAAAAGCAGAAAAGACATTGCCACAGTTGACGGGAATCAAAGGTTTCCCGACGACTATTTTTATAGATAAGAAAGGAAATGTGAAGGAAGTGCATACTGGTTTTTCCGGTCCTGGTACGGGAGAGCACTATGAGGCGTTTAAGAAGGAATTTAATGCACTCGTGAATTCATTATTAGCGGAATAA
- a CDS encoding YggS family pyridoxal phosphate-dependent enzyme translates to MSVNLPAYNKIIGELAPHKAKLVAVSKVKPASDIQALYDAGQRIFGENYVQELQEKHPVLPNDIEWHFIGHLQSNKVKYIAPFVSMIHAVDSLRLLEEINKQAAKNNRTIRCLLQVHIAEEETKFGLDEKELTDLLTQWKAQADKFKNILIAGFMGMATNTDKPDQVRAEFRHLKGLQTQLKATFAPEGEALTELSIGMSGDYTIALEEGSTMVRIGSMLFGARY, encoded by the coding sequence ATGTCAGTAAATTTACCCGCTTATAACAAGATCATCGGCGAACTGGCCCCTCATAAGGCTAAACTCGTCGCGGTTTCCAAAGTAAAACCAGCCTCCGACATACAAGCACTGTATGACGCCGGTCAGCGTATTTTTGGCGAAAACTATGTACAGGAGTTGCAGGAAAAACACCCTGTACTGCCAAACGATATTGAATGGCATTTCATTGGCCACCTCCAATCGAACAAGGTAAAATACATCGCTCCCTTCGTTTCCATGATCCACGCAGTTGACAGTCTGCGCCTGCTGGAAGAAATCAATAAACAGGCAGCTAAAAATAATCGTACCATCCGTTGCCTTCTCCAGGTGCACATTGCCGAAGAAGAGACCAAATTCGGCCTGGACGAGAAGGAACTCACCGACCTACTCACGCAATGGAAAGCACAGGCAGATAAATTCAAAAATATCCTGATTGCCGGCTTCATGGGCATGGCTACCAACACTGATAAACCCGATCAGGTAAGAGCTGAATTCAGGCACTTAAAAGGGCTGCAAACACAGCTTAAAGCTACCTTTGCACCAGAAGGGGAGGCGCTCACAGAACTTTCCATTGGCATGTCCGGCGATTACACCATCGCGCTCGAAGAAGGTAGTACCATGGTCCGTATAGGCAGCATGCTTTTTGGTGCGCGGTATTAA